Part of the Variovorax sp. PAMC 28711 genome is shown below.
CATCGACCCGTCATTCACCGAGGCCGACCTGCGTCGATTCGCAAGTCGAGGGGTCTGCGGCATCCGCCTGAACCTCATTGGTGCTGCAGTACGCGATTTTTCCAGCGATGCCTGGACAGCTTTGCTCGAGTGCGTCCGAGTGCTGGGGTGGCATGTGGAGGTTCACATCGAGCTGGCCGAACTGCCTCCGGTGGGTCAGGCGGTAATTGACAGCGGCTGTCCGCTCGTCGTCGATCATTTCGGGCGGCCGGCTGCAGATGACGCTGCAAGCCGGACCTGGCTGATGAGTGCGGCAAAGACGGGCCACGTTTGGGTCAAGCTCTCTGCCGCGTATCGCAACTGGCCGCCCTCGACGGCGGACAAGGCCGCCGCCGCTGCCGCCGAACTGCTCGACGCATTCGGTCCCGAGCGCCTGTTGTGGGGCAGCGACTGGCCACACACCCAGCATCGCGAACTCGCTTCATTTCCATCCACCCTCGCGGCCCTGCACGCCTGGGTGCCCGACGCCGCAGTGCGGCACACCATCCTTGTCGACACGCCCCGTCGCTTATTCAAATTTTAAAGGAGACAACAATGACCCCATCTCAGACTTATCGCCCTCTGCGCCTCATTGGCTTCGCGGCCACGTGCCTGTTTGCATCCAGCTGCGTCATGGCCCAGGCATGGCCCTCCAAGCCGATTAAGCTGGTCGTGAGCTATCCGCCCGGAGGCACGGTCGACGCGGTCGCGCGCGTCATCGCACCTCGATTGTCTGAACGCTTGAAGCAACCCGTGGTGGTGGACAACCGGGCCGGCGCCGGCGGCGCCATTGGCGGCGATGCCGTCGCGAAGGCCCCCGGCGATGGCTACACTTTTCTCCTAGACGCATCCAACCACGCACAGAACCCTGCGCTGCGCAGCAAAATGCCATTCGACACCCTGCGCGACCTGACGCCGGTGTCGCTGCTCGTCAAGGTTCCGAACGTCCTGGTGGTCACGCCATCCACGTCCTATCGAAGCGTGAAGGATGTGCTTGCTCAGGCCAAGGCGAAGCCCGGCGAGATCAATTTCGCATCCTCCGGCAACGGCTCGGCGCAGCACCTCGCCGGCGAGCTGTTCCAGACGATGGGTGCTGTGCGCATGACGCATGTGGCATACAAAGGCGGTGGTCCGGCATTGACCGACGTTATGGCAGGCCAGGTGCCCGTGTTCTTTGCGAGCCTTGCTTCCAGTCTTCCGTACATCCAGAGCGACAAGCTCCGGGCGATCGCAGTGACGGGCAAAGCACGATCGCCGGTGTTGCCACAACTGCCCACCGTGGCGGAATCTGGCTTGCCAGGCTACGAGGTCTATGAATGGAACGCCATCTTCGCGCCTGGTGGCACACCCCCAGCAGTGATAGAACGTCTCTCAACCGAGTTGGCCGCTGTCGTGCAGGAGCCCGCCGTGAAGAGCCGCCTGGAAGCCATGGGTGCCGAAGTGATCGGATCCGGGAGTGCGGAACTGGATCGCTTCCGTCGCACCGAAATTGACAAGTGGACGAAACTCGCAAAAGACAACAAGATCAGCCTTGACTGAGATCTGCTCAGGTGCCGCGTTTGTCAAGAAGCGCTGCGAAGGAATCTGCGAAACCTGGCCTTGATCGCACGCGCCACATGGCGGCAAGTTCGTACGACGGCAGACCATCACCGTCTCTCACCTCTGCATAGCGCACTCCGTCATGGTGCAAGGCGCGCACGGACTGCGGGAGCAACGACCATCCCAGACCTGCAGCCACGGCGGCGAGCACCGTCAAAGTACGATTGGCTTCCTGCGTCACGCTCACATGATGTCCGGCGCTGCGAATCGCGCTGAGCATCTCGTTTCGAAGGCCCGACACCTGGTTCTCTGGGAACCACACCAGCCCGTGCTGTGCCAGTTCGGCCAACGAGACGCGCCCATCGTCTGCCAGCTTGAACGCGGAAGGAAGCGCTGCCACCATGCCTTCCGCACCGAGTTTGAGTTCGTGAACCTTGGCGTTGACCGAAACAGGCGGATGGAGAAGCGCGACGTCGATGTGACCGCGCTCCAACGCCTCGACCTGCTCGGCGTTGTTCATCTCCCGCAGGCGGAATTTGACTTCGGGATAAAGGGCTCTGAATCCCCGGAGCGCTCGCGGCAGCACTTCGTA
Proteins encoded:
- a CDS encoding amidohydrolase family protein — its product is MTSSLSHSEHPVRAVDSHAHVFRRDLRFAEGRRHSPDFDALLADYVGLLDANGVSHALLIQPSFLGTDNTFLLAALDACPDRLRGVAVIDPSFTEADLRRFASRGVCGIRLNLIGAAVRDFSSDAWTALLECVRVLGWHVEVHIELAELPPVGQAVIDSGCPLVVDHFGRPAADDAASRTWLMSAAKTGHVWVKLSAAYRNWPPSTADKAAAAAAELLDAFGPERLLWGSDWPHTQHRELASFPSTLAALHAWVPDAAVRHTILVDTPRRLFKF
- a CDS encoding tripartite tricarboxylate transporter substrate binding protein; translated protein: MTPSQTYRPLRLIGFAATCLFASSCVMAQAWPSKPIKLVVSYPPGGTVDAVARVIAPRLSERLKQPVVVDNRAGAGGAIGGDAVAKAPGDGYTFLLDASNHAQNPALRSKMPFDTLRDLTPVSLLVKVPNVLVVTPSTSYRSVKDVLAQAKAKPGEINFASSGNGSAQHLAGELFQTMGAVRMTHVAYKGGGPALTDVMAGQVPVFFASLASSLPYIQSDKLRAIAVTGKARSPVLPQLPTVAESGLPGYEVYEWNAIFAPGGTPPAVIERLSTELAAVVQEPAVKSRLEAMGAEVIGSGSAELDRFRRTEIDKWTKLAKDNKISLD
- a CDS encoding LysR family transcriptional regulator, with protein sequence MDTRQMRCVVAIADSGSLTRAAEILGLAQPALTQTVNRLEAEIGTRLFVRSRRGATLTDAGHAIIDDVRASLAYGDVALARARSIGTGTGGELTISFVSHALYEVLPRALRGFRALYPEVKFRLREMNNAEQVEALERGHIDVALLHPPVSVNAKVHELKLGAEGMVAALPSAFKLADDGRVSLAELAQHGLVWFPENQVSGLRNEMLSAIRSAGHHVSVTQEANRTLTVLAAVAAGLGWSLLPQSVRALHHDGVRYAEVRDGDGLPSYELAAMWRVRSRPGFADSFAALLDKRGT